The nucleotide sequence aaataacaacaaccacagcagCCCAGTCGCTGTCTTCTGTCCCGATTTCCAGGAAGCAAatgtctgtccgtccgtccgtccgctTGTCGGCTTGTCCGCCCGTCGAGAGGCCCGAACCCAAACCCAAAGCAACCCGTCCCGTCTGCAATTCGCGTGCAGAGCCGCTTTGCCCGCCTGACTGGCCTCTATGGATTATGCAACtcttggttttggtttttagttttcggttttcggctttcagttttcagtttttatttgaaaatttaataaccCAGGCGCGTTGGCGTTAGCGTCTGCTTCCTTGATGGCGCGACAGCCGCGCGAAATGACTTTTCTGCCAGCTCTTTTcatttcatgttttttttttagcgcCCACGGATTTGGCCAGCCAGCAAATTCCCGGCTGATCCGCTAAGTCGCGTCTAATCCCTTGCCGGAATTTTGCTCATCTAATCAAAAGACCTGCATTCCACGAAGGTCCAAAGAACTCGACGGCAAGTTGGCCAAGAATTTACCGGTGCTATCAGCGGAACCAACAAGCGGCCAACTGCAAGTGGGCAAACACAAATAGCGTTTGCGGGAAACCCCACGGAAAACAGAGCCGCCGAATCATTTTCGCAGAATTTCTGGCCGGCCATACGGTGCAGATTCTTGGGTAAACAAACTAGCTTGTGCAATTAATGTGGGCCAATCATGGACTCAATGCGTATTAGTTGAAGGTTCCATAAAGATAATTGACccaaatttgtttgccataaaGATAGTTGTTTTAGCTAGTATATTTCGCTTGGATTTCCGATATCACAAGTTCTCTGGCTGGGCTGCATACATACTCGTATAACATGAAATATACATTCCATCAGAGGCTGAGCAAGGGCAATTCTGCCTGAGAGTATCTTAGATAAACATCGAGGCAGTGCAACAAGTATTTGGTGTCCGCGGAATATCTATATTTATACAACTACAGCAACTTATATATGCACTTTCGGGACAATCGAGAATAGAACTGCTCTGGAGCAACAAGTAAATATTTTGGCGAAACCTCTATACAAATGCCCGGCGATAAGATAAAAAGTGGCTGCCAGAGGCGCCTGAACTTTGGCAATGGGCCAATTCCAAACATGGCAGTGAAAAAATGCACTGactaaaataaacaaatacacCCGACTAATTCTCATTGGATATAGTCAATTTCAATGGATCGTGATTTCTTTTGCAATACTAAAATATTAAGCAATAACTGCatataagaatatataaatcGGATGCAATTTTTACAAAGATCCTTGTTAATAtggaattcatattttttttagttgctGCAGATGAAGAATTTTGACGAATACTAATTGGGGAATTCTCCACGATGCACGAACTTTTCAACAAAGTGCTCGCCAAACGCGATCTCTCAAGAGCCGGAGATCTCTTTTCCGTGCCGGATGCAGATATAGTCGACGACATCACGGAGGTGGTAGGTTATCTTCAGCATTGTTCTCAAATCGAAACTAATTGTATGAAATCCCTTAAAGCTTTCCGAGATCAGTCCGATCATCTCGCACGCGGACTATGTGAAGAACAACAATGACCAGAGTGTGGTGGAGATCTGTGTGACACGGGTGCTATCCTGCATCCGGGAAACGAAAACTGCGGAGCGATACTGTGCTGCTCTGGTGGATCTTCTGAGGACCTGTCTGCTATGGAACCTCCAACCCTCGGGAACAACAAAGGAAGAGCCACCCCATGCCAAGATTGCTGCCGATATCATCTCTAGCATTTTCCTGGTAAGACAAGCATCTTTCTAGATTAGATTTCATTTAATAactattttctttatttttactAGAACTATGACAAAAAAGAACTGATGAAAATAGCCCTTCCCGTCGCCGTGCAGTTCCTTCCGAAGGGAAACCGTGAGCTATCGCGAAACTTGGCCAGTTACCTCTCACTGGCGGCCATCGATCACGCCGGCTTGCTGAGCCCTCATACGGAGTCCGTGATGGAGTCCATTCTGTCCGGAAACTATGGTCTACTCCGAGTGCTTTCACAGGTGTACGAGGTGGCTCCGGAGGCGGTGACGCCACATGCACCACTTCTCATGCCCCTGCTGCCACAGTGTGATCCGCAGGAGAGAATGGCGGTGTTCCAGCTGTATCTGCTGATCGTTCAGAAGTCACCAGAGGTTCTGGAATCTTGCGTTCCGCAACTTTGTGGCTCCCTGCTCGATAGCGACACTTCTAGCATAACCATGCAGATTCTGCTGAAGCTTTCCCAGCACTCGCCCAGCCTTCTTGTCGACCATTTCGAGCAATTGCGCCTGGCAGCTAAAACCAATCCTGGAACGATTCCGCTTTGTGCCCAGATTATGACTACCGCGGGAATCGGGAGCAAGGAGACGGCCCAGCAGGCTTTGGACTTTGTGCTGGAGCACCTGCCCACGCAGGCACTCCTGCAACAGGAGGCCACTCGCCTCTGTTCCGCCTATCCGGTTTTGTTCACCGACAAAGTACTGGCCTGCGTGCGGCAGAAGAACGCAGCTCTCAGCTCGCAACAGGATGTGGGGAATGGCTTGGCGAACAAGACCTCTGGTGGTGTCACCATTGTCAGCTTGAATAGCTCCAGTCCCAGTCCGCCGCTTAAGCCAGGTAAGATCAATTATGATaagcttaaataaaatatatactaaacaaaaaccttaAAGTTCCAGTTGGCGCACCAGCTATTAACACCACAATCGTCCAGCCGGCCAGCGTAgtcagtgccacgcccacaccacCTCCATCCTCCGCCTCGGCGCCCATTGCCAGCTCCACGCCCGTAtcggctgccacgcccactccccAGCATGCGGGATACACGCGGCGGGTGAAGCTAGGCGATTCCCGGAGCACAGGTCGCCTGCATCCCGCCAGCAATACGCACCGGAGTGTGACCCGGTTGAATGTGGCCAGCGGATCCGTGGGAGGACTTCACAAGAGCATGACTCGGCTGAGTAACTCGCAGATTAACCAGCAACCTGGAGGCAGCTCCAATGGGAATGTCGTGGTGCAATCGGGGGCTACTCCGAAGACCCCAACTGGTCTAAGCAATCCGCCTGTGACACCAGTGCCGCCCTTGAGCAACAACGTGGTCATAACTGGACACAATCGACATGGTATACCTGTTACCTCTGGAGGAGTGACTGTGACCACGTCGCCCTCGAAGGTGCGACCACACTCCCAAGGACCATCAACGCTGCTCAACTCGAGCACGGTGCTGATGAAGTACAGCACGGATGCACTGAATCAATCGGTGGGCTCGATCTCCATACCACAGTCGGCAGCGGTGGCCACTTTGCCATCGACGCAGACACAGAATGCGGTATCCGTCCATCATGCCTCGCCGGCGCTGCCCCAATCCGCCAGCAATGGTCATGCCAAGTCAGTGATGAAACTGCCAGTCAACGGAAATGTAAGATACATCAAAAGGATAAAGAAGAATATTAAGTGATGTTAAATCTATTTTCCAGAGCGAGGTAATCGTTTCGGGACCCACCACCAATGTGGCACCTCGGCGCAGCGATAATACCAGCAGGACCCTACTGAATGCCAACAGTGTCATGGACCAGCGGATGAGCACCTTTGAGCCATACCAGATTATGCGTGATCCTGTTCAGCAATTCTGCGAGAAGAACTTCAATTCGATCAAGTCCTACATGGATGAGGTATCGCAGCATCTGCCGCCGCCCACACGTTGCAGCATTGAGGGTAAGTCCTTGGAGCCGCAATCCTTTCCCTCAATCTCTAACTCCTTCCCCGTACATCCCGCACATAAACACACATCccaacatacacacacaaacacatcaCACAGTTTCCAATGAATTTGCAGAGCGTCGTACCAAAAAGGTGGCCAAACTGCATTTCGCCTGCCAGATTCGTGGTCCCCATTGCCTGTACTCCAAAACTTGCTTCACGATGCGAACTCGGAACCCCAAGACCTGGATACATATGATGTTCCTGGACTTTCAAGTGCGCCATTTTGTGAGTGCTCTCAACTTTTCACCTGCATTAGGtccttttaattttgtatgatttttaaaatttaggTGAAGGAGAAGTGCGTGCTTAGCACGCGGGAGTCCGGCATTAGCAATCTCAAGAATATTTGGCAGATACTCAAGTGCGAGAACCGCAGCTTCACCGAGCTGGTTACCAGTCAGTTTCCTCAGGTTAAGGTGGGTCAATACCTCTTCAAAATGCCATAAGCTATAGTATCTCttatacaatataatttttcaGGACCGCGAGATCCTGGTGAACGAGCTGCGTCACTCGGGCTTTCTGGATGTGTTCGAGGTCTCCAAGACAGACAAGTCCAACCCAAACTGCAATGAGTTGGAATACCAGTGGGGCTGCTTCCTCTGCAATCATCCGGACAAGGCGGTGGGCTTTCTCAATGGCAGCAATCAGCCCATGATCGAGGGCCAGCTGAAGGAGAAGAAGGGCAAGTGGCGACTATTCAGGCGCTGGCGAACGCGCTACTTCACTTTGTCCGGAGCGCACTTGTCCTGCAAAGGCTCTGTGAGTATATCGATAGACAAACTTAATCTTAAATCTTACTAAATCTTAAATTATTTCAGAGCGGAGGTGAGAGCATCGATGTGAATCAGATACGTTCGGTAAAGGTATCTCGTGGTGCCCGTAACATACCGAAGGCCTTCGAAATCTTCACCGCCGACCAGACATTAATACTCAAGCCCAAGGACGGCAAGAATGCCGAGGAGTGGGTGCAGTGCCTCAGCATCGTGGTAGCCCACTCGCAGGCCCGAGATAATCCCACGGCCAAGACGAACAGCCTGCCCGCCCGCAGCATAGGCAGCAGCAAGCCCTCCTTCTAGGATTCTAGGATGCGATGGCATCCAAAAACCCCATGTGAGAttatttgtaaatgtaaagaCAGAGCAACGGCAACACACAAAAGACAAACAGACAAAGGATCGGCGAGCACAGGACTCTGCCGACTATATACACaccatatatatacaatatatcattatatatatattatatatacctTGGGCCTATGTCCTTAGACTTAACTAGCATGTACTTACCATTTCAAGGGATTTCAAAAATTTTGCGAAATTGTTTTTATCATTTATAGTTgatttttatacatatgtatttagtTTATGCTTATTTATTGTACGTGTATTAAACAAACAGCTTGCTTTCGCAATCGAATGCTTCAGTTATTTTCAGTGCGCGAGGTTTGGCTTTAACAAACCCGTTTTTAATCTCCAACTAATGACTGAATGGCGAATTGTAGCTGCAATCATAATTTTGGCAATGCGGCAAGGAATTCATCGGTTTGAGGTGTGCCATATCTCAAAGGATATTTGAGGCAATTTCACATAAGCAATTGTTCGCTTTCAATATCAAGCTAAACTTATTCTTAATCTGTTGCGCTATATTATCTTAAATGGTGTGGCATGATGGAGTTCTTTAGTTTGAAGTGCTACTCAACAAAGTCGAACTTAACTCTAGGAAAAAATTTAGTTCTAGCAATTTTCATAATACTTGAATCCGAATACTTGGTAGCCCATTACTGCAGGGCTTGAGAAATAGATTTTCAGacgaaaagtatgcagcatTGAAAGTCTAAATGCTGCAGGGTATGCTATATTAGCTAAATGCAAAACCAACTCAAATGGAATTCTAGAGCACTTGTGTGCAGCGGCTTTCATAAGTCTAGTTGCAGTATGGAATGGAATGCGTTCTTTAAAATATTCTTTCTTTTGGACGTGGTTAAAACATCTAGAGCCGCAATCGATGCCTTTCAAATTGGACGCAAACATTTTTAACTAACTACGTAAAAGTAAACAACGCTCAAGATGTAATAGTTAACTAGACAATTAACAACAGTTTTTGACACAATTCAAGGCGTGGCCACATCGCCGTTGGCATTGTGATCCGTTTCGTTCGATTCGAGTAGCTGCGTCCAGTTGGCATTCGTCCTGACCACCTCAATGTCCTGACGCAGTTGCTGGAGCGGAGCATGCAACTCCGTCGGCAACGCATTGTCAAGGACGCGGGAGACGTGCTCCAATTGATTGGCATAGATCCTAAGGCGTTCCACATTGTTGTTATGCTGATGAGGAGATTGGACCTGCAAAATATactattttaaattcaatttaggTATAGATGATCACGACTCACCTGAGTACCATTGGCTATTTCGAGATATCCACGCACCCGTGGGTCCTTCAGCTGCCCACCCGCCTGCCACATTTTGAGCAGATTTAGAATACCGAGGACATCGCCCTGGTCGGAATCCTGGTTGGGAGAGAGCAGGCGCATGGGCGGGAACTCGGTGGTGGGCGACAGCTTCTTGTAGCTGCTGCAGAGTGTGCTCAGTGTGCAGATGTCCTCGTTGAGGCGCTGGTCAGGATTATTGGATGATATGCAGTTGTGAAGAAGCAGCAGCGTGGTGGTTACATGGCAATTAGTTTGGGTTCTCATTTTAAACGAAATAGTGCACTTTTAAACTTGATTTGGGACTGTCGTACCATCGAGATGTCGTTTGTTTGATGATTGTTCGATGATTCAGGTGATGATGAAATAAGGCGAAAGAAATTATATCGAAAGTTCGTTCAATAGCTACGACTAAGGCACAACTCAAGATGTCAATAAGCCAagtaatttattcaaaattagAACTACAACTAAACTaaatcaatcaaataaaataagatcGCGATCGAGATTGGTATACAAAATATGAGAGTATATATCTGACGGTAAACGATAACGGATATATATAGAAATGTCTTCGAAGGATGCGCAACAGAAAAGTCCACAAAATGCTTAGCGGCAATCAAGTCTTAAAACCTTACGTCGATCTCGTTGCGAtggcgctgcatttcggccTTGGCGCCACTTAAGTCGCTGCCCTTGATCATCAGCTCCTGGGTGGCATCCATGAGTTCGTCCTGCAGCTTCAGGTTAACGTCCTCCAAGTCTTTTAGTTTCTCCAGCATGTCCTCCTTGTGCTGCTGCAGTTTGTTCCTGAAACacataatttattaatgaGTTGCTACTCAAAATATAACTAAAACTCACTTATCAACTATCAATTGTTGTATGCAGTTGTCGTTGTCCAGCTGAACCAATCGCAGGACTTTGAGCAATTTGGTCACCAGGGTGTCCACTTCGATCACCTGGTCCACCACAGCCTGGGCGGTGCTGTACTCCATTAGCGAGGGCAATTCCGTCAGTTCCGCCAGCGAGTCATGGCAACTCAGCTCCTCCGTGTTGCATTGATCGCGAGGACTGGAATGAGAGTTACATAAGGTATAAGTCGGATAAAGTAACGTCAATGATAACCTACTTCATGGGCATGCCATTCATCTTGTGCATGTGCAGCTCCATTTGCTGGCGATTGGTGATGGCCTGGGATAATTGCTGCAGGGAATCATCCCCACCGGCTCCCCCATTAATATTGTTCTGATGGCTACATTGACTAATCAATTCCGTGGGCAGCTCTATTTGCGAGATCATCCCCGTGCAGGATGAGACCATGTTGTGCGAATGCGAATCATGGTGTACCACATCCTCCAACACATTGTCCATCATCAGCAGGCAGGGTTCCGTCTCCGAGTCCAGCATTTCCGTTGAATCGGAATCGTCTACAGAGTATAGATggaatattaatattttacgcTTTTAAAAAGGCAATTGTTTACATTACCTCCATTTCCCTGAGGCTCCTGACCCTGAGTTCCGGCGGAAACCGCTTGAGCTGATCCTAATCCCACTCCATTCTTTTTTCCCGCCTGTCGAAGGGACAAGCGCTTGCCGGAATGGGTGGTGGCTTGACGAATGGCACCGATGACAGCGGCTATGAAGGACTGATTGCGTTGCGGGGATAAGGAACCATCGCTGGCCAGGACCAGAGTGTGAATGGCATCGCCACTAGCTGCAGGACAAATGGGCAGGTCCAGGCCATTGGGCCTTTGTCCGTTCTGAACGTGCTCCGTTTCTGCTTGGAAACGAATGTCCTGTGAAGAAAAAGGGAATTATATATGATGCATATAACTTATGGTgtttagaaaataaaaacccacCTCCAAGTCCTGTTCGGAAATACTGTAGGAGTAGACGAGCTGTTCCACTAGACCATCCAAACGGGAGTGTAGTCCCGAAAGGGCTGTGGATGCTCCAGCTACAGAGGCATTCTGCTGGTGGATGAGCTCCCGAGATTTGTTCTCCAAAGCGGTAAACTTGGTCTGGAGCAGACGGTTCTCCTGGCGCCTCTGCTCATTGAGTCGCACAAGATGCCTGCACTCATCCCGCAGTACCTTCGCCTCCTCCTCGCGATTGGCCAACTGCAATTTGACGGCTTGATAATCCGCTTCCAGATCACGCAGAGCATCGCACTGAGCTGCCTTCTCGTGCTGCAGGAAGTCCTGCAGTTCACTTGATTCCTGTTCGATGGCGGCCTTCTCTTGGAGCAGCAACTGTTGCGTGGCCAAGGATCTTCGCATCTCCAACTGCAGAGCGCGACACATGGACCTTAGCTGACCTATCTCCTGCTGGCGCTCGAAAAGCTCATGGCCACTGATTTGGATCTGGGACTCCAGCATGAGTAGACTGTCATGACCACTGCCATCACCACTGTCCTCCGACGTGGGTGTTCCCGCACTGGCACTGACCACTCGAGCCAGCTCCAACATACCCATCACTCGCTCTGTGTTCAGATGCAGCTCCTGCTGCATGGCCAGTTTCTCCTCCCGCTCCCGCTGCAGTTTTCCACTGAGTTGGCGCACCTCATGACGCAGTTGCTCCAACTCGAATTCCCTTTGGTCTGGCTCCGCTTGGGTGCTTTGATTCCGCTGCTCTACGGCGTCCACGGCACGAGTTTGCAATAGTCCGCCGCCCAGGACTTGCTCCAAATCCTCACTGGTCAGTGCCGTTTGCACTGCAGTCTCGTGATAGATTCGCGTCCTGGGCGTTGCCGGTTGAGGTCTTCTTAGGGAATTGACCTTAGCTGCGGCGGGAGCCAAGCTTCTACGACTCGTAGGAACCACCATTACCGAGGAAGTCATGCGGGCATCTACAATTGCTGCACGGCTGATAGAGTTGCTCCTCGATAGTCGTCCCCCAGTGAGATCCTCCACGGACTGCTGCTTCCGGCGACGTGGCAGTGTTCCGCCGGGTGCAGGGCTTCCTCGCATTCGATTTGTCGTAACTTCCGGAGTCACTGACATTCCGCGACGAGCTGCTCCTCGATTCGCTGGCCAGCGACCATCGTCGGAGGGGGTGCCCGGTGTCCTGGCTCGACTCAGCGATGGTGTTCTCTGCACCTGGGTGAGCCGTTGTACAGACTGCGCCCTATTCAGGGCATTGGGCAGTGTGTCCGGTTTTTGAGGTCTAGCCAGGCGGGAGGAAGAGGGTGTGCCCGTTGTACTGGGCACTCGAAATGAGGACGTCGAAAGGCGCGCCTTGTCCCTGTGAGTTGAGGGTGTGCCAGGAGTTCCTGGTGCCGCACTATTTCTAGGCAGACTCTCAGCTCTCTTTAAGTTGGCCACCCTGCCTCGTAATTGATCCTTGGCAGGAGTTCCCGTTGGCTCCGGCTCAAACATGGCCACTTTCTTCTTCACCGAACCGGTTC is from Drosophila melanogaster chromosome 3L and encodes:
- the melt gene encoding melted, isoform B codes for the protein MHELFNKVLAKRDLSRAGDLFSVPDADIVDDITEVLSEISPIISHADYVKNNNDQSVVEICVTRVLSCIRETKTAERYCAALVDLLRTCLLWNLQPSGTTKEEPPHAKIAADIISSIFLNYDKKELMKIALPVAVQFLPKGNRELSRNLASYLSLAAIDHAGLLSPHTESVMESILSGNYGLLRVLSQVYEVAPEAVTPHAPLLMPLLPQCDPQERMAVFQLYLLIVQKSPEVLESCVPQLCGSLLDSDTSSITMQILLKLSQHSPSLLVDHFEQLRLAAKTNPGTIPLCAQIMTTAGIGSKETAQQALDFVLEHLPTQALLQQEATRLCSAYPVLFTDKVLACVRQKNAALSSQQDVGNGLANKTSGGVTIVSLNSSSPSPPLKPVPVGAPAINTTIVQPASVVSATPTPPPSSASAPIASSTPVSAATPTPQHAGYTRRVKLGDSRSTGRLHPASNTHRSVTRLNVASGSVGGLHKSMTRLSNSQINQQPGGSSNGNVVVQSGATPKTPTGLSNPPVTPVPPLSNNVVITGHNRHGIPVTSGGVTVTTSPSKVRPHSQGPSTLLNSSTVLMKYSTDALNQSVGSISIPQSAAVATLPSTQTQNAVSVHHASPALPQSASNGHAKSVMKLPVNGNSEVIVSGPTTNVAPRRSDNTSRTLLNANSVMDQRMSTFEPYQIMRDPVQQFCEKNFNSIKSYMDEVSQHLPPPTRCSIEERRTKKVAKLHFACQIRGPHCLYSKTCFTMRTRNPKTWIHMMFLDFQVRHFVKEKCVLSTRESGISNLKNIWQILKCENRSFTELVTSQFPQVKDREILVNELRHSGFLDVFEVSKTDKSNPNCNELEYQWGCFLCNHPDKAVGFLNGSNQPMIEGQLKEKKGKWRLFRRWRTRYFTLSGAHLSCKGSSGGESIDVNQIRSVKVSRGARNIPKAFEIFTADQTLILKPKDGKNAEEWVQCLSIVVAHSQARDNPTAKTNSLPARSIGSSKPSF
- the melt gene encoding melted, isoform D, with protein sequence MHELFNKVLAKRDLSRAGDLFSVPDADIVDDITEVLSEISPIISHADYVKNNNDQSVVEICVTRVLSCIRETKTAERYCAALVDLLRTCLLWNLQPSGTTKEEPPHAKIAADIISSIFLNYDKKELMKIALPVAVQFLPKGNRELSRNLASYLSLAAIDHAGLLSPHTESVMESILSGNYGLLRVLSQVYEVAPEAVTPHAPLLMPLLPQCDPQERMAVFQLYLLIVQKSPEVLESCVPQLCGSLLDSDTSSITMQILLKLSQHSPSLLVDHFEQLRLAAKTNPGTIPLCAQIMTTAGIGSKETAQQALDFVLEHLPTQALLQQEATRLCSAYPVLFTDKVLACVRQKNAALSSQQDVGNGLANKTSGGVTIVSLNSSSPSPPLKPVGAPAINTTIVQPASVVSATPTPPPSSASAPIASSTPVSAATPTPQHAGYTRRVKLGDSRSTGRLHPASNTHRSVTRLNVASGSVGGLHKSMTRLSNSQINQQPGGSSNGNVVVQSGATPKTPTGLSNPPVTPVPPLSNNVVITGHNRHGIPVTSGGVTVTTSPSKVRPHSQGPSTLLNSSTVLMKYSTDALNQSVGSISIPQSAAVATLPSTQTQNAVSVHHASPALPQSASNGHAKSVMKLPVNGNSEVIVSGPTTNVAPRRSDNTSRTLLNANSVMDQRMSTFEPYQIMRDPVQQFCEKNFNSIKSYMDEVSQHLPPPTRCSIEVSNEFAERRTKKVAKLHFACQIRGPHCLYSKTCFTMRTRNPKTWIHMMFLDFQVRHFVKEKCVLSTRESGISNLKNIWQILKCENRSFTELVTSQFPQVKDREILVNELRHSGFLDVFEVSKTDKSNPNCNELEYQWGCFLCNHPDKAVGFLNGSNQPMIEGQLKEKKGKWRLFRRWRTRYFTLSGAHLSCKGSSGGESIDVNQIRSVKVSRGARNIPKAFEIFTADQTLILKPKDGKNAEEWVQCLSIVVAHSQARDNPTAKTNSLPARSIGSSKPSF
- the melt gene encoding melted, isoform C; this translates as MHELFNKVLAKRDLSRAGDLFSVPDADIVDDITEVLSEISPIISHADYVKNNNDQSVVEICVTRVLSCIRETKTAERYCAALVDLLRTCLLWNLQPSGTTKEEPPHAKIAADIISSIFLNYDKKELMKIALPVAVQFLPKGNRELSRNLASYLSLAAIDHAGLLSPHTESVMESILSGNYGLLRVLSQVYEVAPEAVTPHAPLLMPLLPQCDPQERMAVFQLYLLIVQKSPEVLESCVPQLCGSLLDSDTSSITMQILLKLSQHSPSLLVDHFEQLRLAAKTNPGTIPLCAQIMTTAGIGSKETAQQALDFVLEHLPTQALLQQEATRLCSAYPVLFTDKVLACVRQKNAALSSQQDVGNGLANKTSGGVTIVSLNSSSPSPPLKPVPVGAPAINTTIVQPASVVSATPTPPPSSASAPIASSTPVSAATPTPQHAGYTRRVKLGDSRSTGRLHPASNTHRSVTRLNVASGSVGGLHKSMTRLSNSQINQQPGGSSNGNVVVQSGATPKTPTGLSNPPVTPVPPLSNNVVITGHNRHGIPVTSGGVTVTTSPSKVRPHSQGPSTLLNSSTVLMKYSTDALNQSVGSISIPQSAAVATLPSTQTQNAVSVHHASPALPQSASNGHAKSVMKLPVNGNSEVIVSGPTTNVAPRRSDNTSRTLLNANSVMDQRMSTFEPYQIMRDPVQQFCEKNFNSIKSYMDEVSQHLPPPTRCSIEVSNEFAERRTKKVAKLHFACQIRGPHCLYSKTCFTMRTRNPKTWIHMMFLDFQVRHFVKEKCVLSTRESGISNLKNIWQILKCENRSFTELVTSQFPQVKDREILVNELRHSGFLDVFEVSKTDKSNPNCNELEYQWGCFLCNHPDKAVGFLNGSNQPMIEGQLKEKKGKWRLFRRWRTRYFTLSGAHLSCKGSSGGESIDVNQIRSVKVSRGARNIPKAFEIFTADQTLILKPKDGKNAEEWVQCLSIVVAHSQARDNPTAKTNSLPARSIGSSKPSF